The genomic DNA AAAAGTAGAGATCTTAGACACAGCTTGTTCAAAGACAGGGGTCATACGCCTGGGTCAAGACAATCAATTTGCCTTGTCAAGCAATACCAAAATAATCATCTGACTTGTTACAAAAGTATCTCCAGGCTCCAAGGGAAGCAGAAGGGGCCCGGCAGCCTGCACAGGATCTGGGTGTAGCACGGCAGGGAGTGGGGGTGGTGAGAGAAGGGCGGCTCGGTCTCTTGCCTGCTCACTGGTGGAGGTGGGCCCGGTCGTCGGGGCGCTTGATGTGGATCCGCCGCACACGCTCGATCCGCTCCCGCTCCCGCTCCTCGTCCTCATCCAGGTGGTGGGAGCGCCCTGCCGCCCCGCCTGTGGCCTCCAGGAGCGCATTGTCAGGTCCCCGGCCATCCTGGGCCTCATATAGCAAAATGTTCAGGGTCTCCTCATAAATCCGGGCTTCCGGAAACTCCACCTGTGTTCCCACAAAATACAGGGTAGGTAAGTTAATGGCCCACCCTCTCTGCCAACACCTGGACTTTAAGCAGGGCCGCCAGACTAAATCAGGCCCCTGGGATTCCACTGAAGGCCAccagtattatttttaaacaaactgaTATTTTCAATGGCAACACTTACGTGTGGCGCTAAATGCACAGAAAATCAAGGGGATGCAGAGAAACAGGTCTCCCTGCCCCTAGTTTCCCTTCTTAAAGGTACAGTTTCTCATCATTTTACCCTCTCAAAGATTCTGTGCATGTCaatttttgtacatatatttattcacacaaaacacacacaaggTGGCCCACCATACACACTTGTACATGTCTTCCTCTTGTCCCTAACTTAACCTAGAGATCATTCTGGAACAAGGAAATATAAACACAATGCAATTAACCATACTTGGATGGACATTTAGGTCAGTGCTAACATGCTTCTCCTAACAGAGCTGCAACCTTGCACACAAGTCCGTCCACACCTTAAAGCAGTCTCTAAAGCAGTTTTTTGTACAGGGTCCAGCTGGGGACCCCCACGAAATGGACATGAGCCCTCTTCCTTGGCAAATCATTGTGTTTGTTCATTGCCCTTCAGGGTTAAGGTGTGATGAACAGGAGGAGGGCCACATAAGCAGGTCCCACACGTTTGATCAGACTAGACTCCACTTTCAGGGTAGAATTCAGAGGTTCCAGTTCTGGGAAAAATGGAGCAGGCACACTCTACGCCGTCTTCCTCACTGACACTACAAAGCCAGGATGCGACGCACGCAGCAGCTAACTGTGGACTCAGAAGTAAATCGTGGCAGGTGGATGGGGGAACGACAGAATTTGGAGTAATGCCCAACGGTGAGTTTATGGTTTGCCGCTGCCAGCACTGATGCAACCTGAAACCCTGAAATGGCACCAGGACAGAAGACCTCCAGAAGGTCTCTAGTGGCCAGGGAGGCCACCGAGTCTAAcagcagagaggcaggaggaaatcctggttttccttccttttttttagaTATGGGCTCTGGCTAACtaagctttaaaattttaagacttatttttagAGCTTAATAAGGAGCAAGGGGATTTAGAGACCACATGGTCTGATCCCAACTGTTTCCAGATCGGCAGACAGGTTCAGGAGCGGCGTGTTCTTGTGTTTGTGAAGCTGGttaggggcagagccaggatgggAAGCCAAgggcctctttcttttctcttttttgttttgagagcgtgttgctctgtcacccaggttggagtgcagtggcacaatcatagctcactgcagccttgaactcctaggctcaaatgattctcccaccacagcctccccaagtagttgagactataggcatgcatcaccatgcccaactaacttttttttttttttgagacggagtctcactctgtcgccccagctggagtgcagtggcgcaatcttggctcactgcaagctccgtttcctgggctcaagccattctcctgcctcagcctcccaagtagctgggactacaggtgcccaccaccacgccctgctaattttttgtattttttagtagagacggggtttcaccatgttagccaggaaggtcttgatctcctggcctcgtgatccgcccgcctcggcctcccaaagtgctgggattacaggcgtcagccaccacgcccagtcacccaactaacttttaaaatttttttgtagagatgggtgtgatgatatgttgcccaggctggtcttgaactactgggcttaaatgattctcccacctcagcctcccaagcagttgagactacaggcacatgccaccatgcccagctatttttttttaatgtttggtagagacagggctgttgctatgttgcccaggctgttcttgaactcctggactcgagcaatccttctgctttagcctcccaaagtgtgggattacaggtgtgagccaccatgctcagtccttttctttattttcttgcacCCAGACCTGAGCATTCCTGTGGCAGCAACCAGAGCCTGCAGGAGTCAAAACTCTGAGGGAAGGAACCTTCTTTTCTGATGAGAAGAGCTGTGGTCTCAGCAGGATTGGGTGAATCTGGTTGCTTTTTCTATCTTCATGCTGTTGGGCCCAAAATATAGGCACGGTCACAGAAAGTAGGTGGCAAAGCGGGAATAAGTAAACCCCCCAGCTTTCTGGCTGGCTGATCAGAAAAGGGGACTCCAGGGACGCTTAGAGAACTGCGGAGATTACAAAGGAAGAGGAGCTTGAGAAGCAACCTGTGAAGTTGTATATGAACTCCTAGACCCACACCCAGCTGCAAGATCTGCCCCTAAACCGCGTAAGCAGACCCGAAAGAACTGAATGCTGCAAGAGATACTGCCCAGGACAGATGGGCCACAGCGTGGCACACAGCTGGGACAGATTTGAAGGCTATGAAAACCAAACTGTCATTGCAACTACAAACTACAGAAGGCTGGTAAGAGCTTGCAGCCTGAGCCCAACTGGGTCAATtgcctgctaaaacaaaaacatcaatgtTCTCCCTAGGATTTAAACAAGGCCTGGAGCCCTTTAacaatattcaaaatgtttaGGATACAATCAAAATTTCTCAATACACAAGAACCAAGAAATTCTCAACTCCTGTGGGAAGTAACTCACAGATGCCAGTGCCAAGATGACACAAGGTTTTGGAATTACCTGACAAAGACCTGGCAGCAGCTATTATTAACATGTTCCAGTAAATAAGGGTTAGAGCAAATGGAAACAAAGGGAGTCTCAGCAAGGAGATAGAAAAACCAAATAAGCACTTGAGAACTGACAAATACAATAACCAACAGccccaaacaaaaacacaacttcCCAGTGGGGCTCAATAACAGACTGGAGATGAGAGAGGAGAGTCAAGTGACacgggctgggcgcagtagctcatgcctgtaatcccaacactttgggaggccaaggtggggggatcacttgaggccaggaggtcgagaccagcctgggcaacatagtgaaacccagtccctacaaaaatatataaaatgagccaggtgtggtagcatgcacctgtggacccagctactcagaaggctgaggcaggaggatcacttgagcccaggagctcaaggttgcagtgagctatgattgcatcactgtatgcaagcctgggtgacggagcaacaCTCTCtctaaacaaaaagagaaaagaaagaggcccTTGGCTTcccatcctggctctgccaaTACCTAGCTGTACAAACACAAGAACACGCCGCTCCCGAACCTGTCTGCTAATCTAGAAACAGCTGGGATCAGATCACGTGTTCTCTAAATCCCCTTGTTCCTTATTAAGCTCTAAAAATGAGAAGTCTTAATCTTTTAAAGCTCAATCAATATGATGACTCTCCTTTTAATACCCAAGGGCAGAGGCAGCccaggcatattttaaaaaatcaaaccatgACAGAATGGGGTCTAATTACAGGAAGAATTCACAGCCCTAAAAGAAACAGTTCACAGGAGAAAAGGGGTATGATGTCTTGCCAATGTGGAGAGAGAGGCAGATGATTCTGGTTCGCCCCCACCCCTGGGATCTTTGAAAGCAAAAAGAACCTCAGTGTTTTGCCCTTATCATTCTTTTAGGATAATTTTGAATGCTTAGGAATAAAATATGTTGTCCAATTCATCCTGTCAGTGCTGGGGACGTGGAGCAGATACAGACTGAGTGAGAGTGCCCGAGCTGATGGCCCTTGATGTGGCATGATGGCACAGGGGAGATCACCACACTATAATTCTGTGTATggcttaaattttaaataataagttaaaaaaGAGACTCTGGTTTCTACTTTGTGATGTGATTTTTTCTCATGTGCTTTTTGTTCGAGGTCAGCTAGTCTCATGCAGAGCTGTGTACCCCCAAAAGCTGCAGGGACAGTAATAACGTGAGTAGGGGACCTACAGGCTCAGTCTCCTGGGCCTCCTGTGCGAGGGTGACAAGAGGCATGACCGTCGGCCCACAGCAGACCTGCTGCGTGTCACTGGATAGCCAGATTTCCCTTAGATAGGTTAAAGAAATGACAGTGTATAGTGtgaattaaaagtttaaaaagacagaaaacacaaTTGCAGAGCCCCAAAAGGGCAGGCAAATTCAGTTAAGGGGGGGCCAGATCTCTAGCAGCACTGTGCAGAGCAATCCAGCTTCGTGGAATGGCACGGTGGGAGAGGTCAAAGGACAGGTCAAGCCTACTGGTTTGGAGAGGATGATATAAAAAGAGATCCCCAGAATCCAGCCCAGTCAGGGAGTCAAGCGTGCTTGGAAGGAAGCCAGCAAGGTAGGGAACTAAGGAATGCCAGATGGACCCTACATTTGGCTCTTTGCAGGgtctaaaagataaatattttaacgACGAGCAGTCACAAGCCAaccaaagcattttaaaagcGTTTCCCTCTGTATTGTGCTCAAGTGAAAGGAAGTTCTACAGGTATATGTTTCAGAACAGCCACTCCAAACTGTCCTCTCGAGGCTCTTACCTTGGTCTGTTTCTTCTCAGTGGCGTAGACAATGGAGGTACAACAGACTTCAGCAATCTTCCGGCCCTGACCGTAAAAGGACCAGCAGCAGATTTCATCCCCAATGACATCCTTTATGAATAGGACCCTTCCGTTAAAGCGCAGAGACAGCTTATCAAACAGTTCAATGTTTTTCAACATATTGTCGTCAGAATTGCTGCAAAAGAGCATTTGATACGGTGACCACAAGCTGGTAAAAAATGCCATCATTTGCTGGGCCCTTCTACACGCAGGGCCTTACTGAGCCCACTTTCTCCACTATCTCATTTCAACCTCACACGAATCCCATGACAAATGCACTCCAATCTCAATTGCTCAAGAAGGAAAGTTAGGATCAGAGAAATTAATTGCTCGAGGCTGAACCTAACAAATGGCAGACAGGCCCCCCAAAAGACAGCCCTGGCCCCTAAGCCTGAGTGCTCCTAACCATCGTGCTTGAGTGACAGCCTCTGGGCAGAGGCACCAGGTGGAGGAGAGTGCCTCACCGAGCCCCGCAAGGAGCAGAATGGCACTGCCCAAGGGAGACTCTGTATCCCAGGTCTTTTTAAAGATCTTAAGTAACCTCATTAAATCCTCCCGGCATCCCTCAAGCTCCCGAGTTAGAGCCACATGTTTTCAAGGGCCAAATGGCATTCTAGAAACCtgcatatattgctggtgggaatgtaaaatggtgaagccactttagaaaacagtttggcaggtCCTCGAATGATTAAACCtagagttaccacatgacccagcaattctgctcctagagaaatgaaaaacatatgtccacatgaAGActgcatgaatgttcataacagtattaaaacaatagccaaaaagtgcaaacaacccagatgtccatcaactgatgaatgggtaaagaaaatgtggtccacaCTGTGGAATATTATcctgccataaaaagaatgaagtattgattcatgctataacatggataaaccctgaAAACCTCTTAGGTAATCTCACTATGCTGAGTGAAGGAATCTGGTCATAAAAGGCTACATATTATGcaattccattcatataaaaatGTCCAGAGCAAGCAAATTCattaagacagaaaacagattagtggttacctAGGGCTGTGGGGTTGGGGAGGCAATGGCTGAGGgaaaatggagagtgactgctaatgaatAGGGGGTTTCTTTTCAGGCAgtgaaaaagttctaaaattagatagtggtgatggcctCACAAcgtgtgaatatactaaaaaccacatattgtgaatataataaaaactgtGCACTCTAGAAAGATGACTTTTATGATATGTGTGAATTATAGCTCAGAGTTATACTCCTGTATCCATCTGTCTACTTATCTATCCAGGCAGAGAGGTACAGAGGGGTCATcctcatctgaaggtacaaagaggagctgggtCTGGCTGGTGTGAGTGGAGGTTTTCCTAGTAAATGGAGCTCTTTCCCAGCTGACGCCTTACCTGGTATATGAGTATTTGTTGTTACTTCTGTTGTACAGCAACTTCACGGCCGGCTGTGGgttgttttaaaagaagaagacGAAGAATTATTTGGCAGGCAGGTGCAATGAACTACTGGCTTCCCATAGGGCTGGGGCCCTGCGCTGCAGCAGAAGAGGCAGACAAGCGTAGCTTGGTGGCTGGAGAGGGGGACCGCATGACCCAATAGCAGAGGACAAAAGATGATCTGTAGCTTCCCATTGTGAACCCATTCTCAGGCCTCACTCAGGCAATtacacatgtttttatttcaaaagttattCAGAAGAACCTCCATCATTTCTGGTAGCAAAAGAAATTCCACAAGGGTGCCTCCAACATACCTTATTTGAAGTCGCTATAAGTTTTTGTTCTTCCTTGGATGAGGTGATCACAGGGACCTTGCAGAAAGGCTCATAAGTATCTTTGTTCTGCTGGAACAAAACATGCTTTCAGCCTAGGAGGCCTGCCTAGCACTGCAGTTTTAAAGCTGACCTGCTGGACAGACAGGCTCTGGCAAGGGGAGATGGGGCAGTCATGGCTGGGAAGAGAGGAGGATTCTTACCACCAATGAACTAGATGAGGGAGACAGGGAGTTCGATTTCCCAGTAAGTCTGCTCTTTGGCTATGACCATTATAGGCCAGGATGCTGAGTAAGTATTAACAATGACGACCATTTTCCACAGCCCAGGAAGCCACTCAAAAATAAACCCTCGTCGTAGCAGCTGAAACATGATTTAATCAAAAGCTTCTAAAACCCCACTACGATGGCTGCAGAGgaataaaaaaaagtataaacccataaagggaaaaagaatggGAGAAGTGAGGTCAGCAgaccagggaaaaaaaaaaaaaagtcaaaaacttgAGGCTGGAAAGGTCACAGGTGAGCGTTAACCAAGGAGAGGGGGAAAGCTGAAACGAGTGGGCGGAAGCACTGGGAAGATCCCCAAATCCATCTCTGCCCCACGCAGGCAGAAGAAAGGGCAACTTTCCTGCAGTGGTTTGCACAGTAGAGGACAGGGCTGAGCTGCGATTCTGAAAACGGGGGGAGAAGTGAACATCACACTAAGTGACCAGCAACCCCAGCTCCTTCCCCTTCCAGATCCCCAAAGGCAGCCGGCCAGGCCTAGACCCATCAGCAGGAGGACAGTAGAGGATTGCTCTTCAGGAACACCATCTGTCCCCCAAAATGGCTTACAGATTCTGATAGCTGGGGGTCCCGCTGAAAAAGTCTGCCTTATCACAATGCAGCCCAGTGGACAAGGACCATACATGCACAAACAAGCTTtcagagtctcattctttcaACAGACAGCCAAGCATCATCAGATTACATGTGAAAAGCCTCCTAAACATGagagcaaaaccaaacaaagagaggaaaagaggaggagtCAGATAATGAAGGgagaagtaagaaaacaaatagtatCATCGGACAGATGAGAGCAGATACGGCCTCAAGACCAGCACGCTGTGGAAAGCAGGGCATTCGGAGAGCAAGAAAAGGCTCTTAGAAGTTAGAAAGACGGtagcagaaatgaaaattttgataGAAGGGTTGAAAATAtaaaggtgaaaaaataaaacttctgagCAAGTAGAACAAAAGGATAAAGCCAGAGACACTAAGAGGAAAGAATTAGGAGGTCAGTCCTGGAGGTCTAACCTCAGACTAATAGAAACAAGACCCAGGGGCATGTCTCCAAGACAAAGATGAAACAGAACCTCTGATGTGTCTGAACACACCAGTATGAGACCGCTGAGAACATGGGGCTGAAGTAGgaacatatatttagaaaatcaagCGAACAAAACAATGAGGCAATCCCTAACTCTGGCAAACTTACagttacagaagaaagaaaataatcattgtaCACTCTGTGGCTTAACTGTCAGCCATATTTATGCGTCATGATGTAAACTCTGAATTTAGCCAGAACTGTGATGAAATGTACCAGGAGAATGGGAGAAGGAAGAGTATGCCTAAGCTTGGTGGGGGTGGAGGTAGGGGCAGTGCGTGAGTTAAATTCTAGTTTTCTATAGTCATGCCAGTAGATAATGTCAAAAACTGAGAATTCAATAAAGAGCAGCACAGGCGAATTATGTGGAAACATAAATGTGAACAgaaaaaactgctgaaagaaTTCACAGAGGTTACTGCAGGGGTGAAGGAGAGTAGGAGGGGGTATGGTGGTGTTTTTGATGTTAACCTTGCAGCACTATTTGACTTCTTGAAAGATGCATGTGCATCACTTTTAACAGCGTagtaacaataaaaaagtaaatgctgCAACATTCAGTTAGATCTACAGTGAGTTCAGACTCTCAGAGTAGAGGTGGTGTGCAGCGTTAAAGGTACTGGTCTGGTGCGGGGCCAGACACAGACATGTGGTGTTGGGGAGGCCCAAACAAGGGCCTCATGCACACAGACCAGATTCCTATGACAACCCAGACAACCCAAAGGGACGCTTCTGATGCTCTGCCACATTGTAACTTTGTTTGAAATAAAGGGGTGTTTGCTATGTCCAGAAGAATTTTGGTTTTGTGGGATTTTACTGTCACCAGACCTGACCCCAATGGTCCTGCTCTGTCCAGCTAAGGAGTGAGGGGTGTCTGTCTGTAGAGATTATGCTGAGCTCCCAACAATGACTTTTGGGACTAGAGTAACCCTAAGATTGGTCCCGAACACTGACCAAGTTTTACACAGCGGGGTTCGCTGCTGAAGGGTTGAGATGTACACATGAGAAGATCCAACAGCATGGGGGCTGCAAGGACTGAGACAGTAGGTGGCCTGCTGTTCCAGGGAGGCCTCCCAGGGATCACTGACTGAAGGAATCGGGCTCCAGGGCAAACTCATTAACTCTCACAACATCTCAGTCAGACAGAAACCGCCCCCGTTTTGCAGACAGGGAAAATGAGGAAGGCAGGTAGGCTTGGTGCCTCTCCGCCCATATGGGAAGAAAGGGTGATGCCTACTTGTAGGGCCGCCTGGCACTCTTCCACCAGGCCTTGGACCAGGTAGTACTTGGCTTCTGCTAGCAGCTCCTCGATCTCCCGGCGGCTCTCGGGTAAAGGCACCGCCCCGTCTCGCAGGTAGTTGAGTATCGTACCGAAGTGCTTCCCACAGCGGTCAATGAGGATCCAGCCTGcagggggaggaggcaggggctggtTACATGGGCCCTCCTCTTGTGGGAGGCCCTGAGCTGAACTGGGGTGTCTCtcagctccctctgcctcccagcggaGAGTGGGACTGCCTGGAGAGTGGCAGCCTCACCTGCCCACCTGTCCAGTAAGGGCTGAGGAGGCCCCCACAGCCTCCAGGCCCTGCTGACACGGCCACAACCCCAGGTAACCCTGATCTGAGGCTCTGTTGTACATCCCAACTCTTGAGGCCCAAAAGTACACTTCTGAAGTACCCTCAAATATCCCTTAGACAAGGACATCCAAGAGGGGCTCGTGTACCACACCTGGGTAAAACAGGTCCAAATGGCCGCATCCCAAGGACAGAAGAAAGACTTCTGGGGTAAAAAATAGCTACTTCCTCTTTCTACAAAGCTTCCCTCAAACTGTCACGTAACAGAGCCATTTCTAAGAATGCACAAGCCTCACCCTTGCAGACTGTGACCTTTGGCTCCGAAGGCTGAGCCCCAGACACTGACCAGCACCAACACAGGAAGTCCTATTCCACAACTTCCTGCAACAAGCACTTAGTGGCTACTGAATGACCAAGACAGACCCCACCCTCAAGCAGCTCGGTCAACACGGGGAGACAGAACCAGCTTTTATTGGATATGGAAAAAGGTCCCAACTGCTGACCAAATCCAGGCACTGTGAAACATTCTTGGGGGTGGGGGCCAGGAAAACTCCCTATTCTGCTGCTCAATGTCCTTTCTAATCTTGTCACTGAGCCGACATTCCTCCACTAGAGATCCTAAGGGTTTTCAGAACCCCTCTACTGAAATGCAGTGTCTCTGGGAGTAGTATTTGGAGAAGACAGGACTGGAGCCTAGGAGGAGGAAGTACCAAAAAGGGAGGCAGGAATGGAGCAAAGACCAAGTATCTCCCAACAGCAAATGTGAGCCTCTAAAAAGAAGCCAGACTGATGAGAGGGTGAAGTCGAGGCCTTCTGACAAGCAGGGAGACCTCAGGCGAGGGGTGTCCCCATGGCTCCTGCCCTGCATTACAGGTGGAAAATGCCTGTGCCGTGAGGAGGCTTCAGTAGGAATCGGTCACTTTATGCTCCCACCTTCCTCCCCACTTTGGGAGAAGGGCCAGCATTTCCACTCCTAACAACACTGTGCCCTGCTCCACATCCTCCTCAGATTGGGCCCTACTGATCCTGGGCCTTGGATCAGTGGCAGAGGCCAGCAAAATTGACAGCAGCAAACGCATCTTTTTCACAATCCAAAGTCATAAGTCGGCCTGATTTCCCCTACCCCTTAACCCGGCAAGTCCAGTCCCTGCCAAGTGCCCTCTCATGGTTTTAGGGCACAGTTTGGTATTCTTTGCATCATTTGCCAGGAAAGTTGATAATAGGGCCGTTTCCAGGTTCCCCTGATGAAACAGCTCAGCCTAAAGTTCCTGGGCCTTTTCTTAAAGGAACGGTCTCAGCCCTCCAGCGGCTTCCACTTCCTACTTCCACACTGTTCCAatttcctgagtaggtgggaagAATACCCCAACTTGGGGGAAATGCAATACAAATGTGTAGCCCTGAGTCAACTCCTGGTTTCAGGGAAGAAAGAGGCCTTCCCAGGCATAGTAAATCACATCACCCTGATAATGACTTCC from Papio anubis isolate 15944 chromosome 9, Panubis1.0, whole genome shotgun sequence includes the following:
- the KCTD10 gene encoding BTB/POZ domain-containing adapter for CUL3-mediated RhoA degradation protein 3 isoform X4; translated protein: MEEMSGESVVSSAVPAAATRTTSFKGTSPSSKYVKLNVGGALYYTTMQTLTKQDTMLKAMFSGRMEVLTDSEGWILIDRCGKHFGTILNYLRDGAVPLPESRREIEELLAEAKYYLVQGLVEECQAALQNKDTYEPFCKVPVITSSKEEQKLIATSNKPAVKLLYNRSNNKYSYTSNSDDNMLKNIELFDKLSLRFNGRVLFIKDVIGDEICCWSFYGQGRKIAEVCCTSIVYATEKKQTKVEFPEARIYEETLNILLYEAQDGRGPDNALLEATGGAAGRSHHLDEDEERERERIERVRRIHIKRPDDRAHLHQ
- the KCTD10 gene encoding BTB/POZ domain-containing adapter for CUL3-mediated RhoA degradation protein 3 isoform X2 → MSQDLSLSCGEEMSGESVVSSAVPAAATRTTSFKGTSPSSKYVKLNVGGALYYTTMQTLTKQDTMLKAMFSGRMEVLTDSEGWILIDRCGKHFGTILNYLRDGAVPLPESRREIEELLAEAKYYLVQGLVEECQAALQNKDTYEPFCKVPVITSSKEEQKLIATSNKPAVKLLYNRSNNKYSYTSNSDDNMLKNIELFDKLSLRFNGRVLFIKDVIGDEICCWSFYGQGRKIAEVCCTSIVYATEKKQTKVEFPEARIYEETLNILLYEAQDGRGPDNALLEATGGAAGRSHHLDEDEERERERIERVRRIHIKRPDDRAHLHQ
- the KCTD10 gene encoding BTB/POZ domain-containing adapter for CUL3-mediated RhoA degradation protein 3 isoform X3, whose amino-acid sequence is MEEMSGESVVSSAVPAAATRTTSFKGTSPSSKYVKLNVGGALYYTTMQTLTKQDTMLKAMFSGRMEVLTDSEGWILIDRCGKHFGTILNYLRDGAVPLPESRREIEELLAEAKYYLVQGLVEECQAALQQNKDTYEPFCKVPVITSSKEEQKLIATSNKPAVKLLYNRSNNKYSYTSNSDDNMLKNIELFDKLSLRFNGRVLFIKDVIGDEICCWSFYGQGRKIAEVCCTSIVYATEKKQTKVEFPEARIYEETLNILLYEAQDGRGPDNALLEATGGAAGRSHHLDEDEERERERIERVRRIHIKRPDDRAHLHQ
- the KCTD10 gene encoding BTB/POZ domain-containing adapter for CUL3-mediated RhoA degradation protein 3 isoform X1 — encoded protein: MSQDLSLSCGEEMSGESVVSSAVPAAATRTTSFKGTSPSSKYVKLNVGGALYYTTMQTLTKQDTMLKAMFSGRMEVLTDSEGWILIDRCGKHFGTILNYLRDGAVPLPESRREIEELLAEAKYYLVQGLVEECQAALQQNKDTYEPFCKVPVITSSKEEQKLIATSNKPAVKLLYNRSNNKYSYTSNSDDNMLKNIELFDKLSLRFNGRVLFIKDVIGDEICCWSFYGQGRKIAEVCCTSIVYATEKKQTKVEFPEARIYEETLNILLYEAQDGRGPDNALLEATGGAAGRSHHLDEDEERERERIERVRRIHIKRPDDRAHLHQ
- the KCTD10 gene encoding BTB/POZ domain-containing adapter for CUL3-mediated RhoA degradation protein 3 isoform X5 — translated: MSGESVVSSAVPAAATRTTSFKGTSPSSKYVKLNVGGALYYTTMQTLTKQDTMLKAMFSGRMEVLTDSEGWILIDRCGKHFGTILNYLRDGAVPLPESRREIEELLAEAKYYLVQGLVEECQAALQQNKDTYEPFCKVPVITSSKEEQKLIATSNKPAVKLLYNRSNNKYSYTSNSDDNMLKNIELFDKLSLRFNGRVLFIKDVIGDEICCWSFYGQGRKIAEVCCTSIVYATEKKQTKVEFPEARIYEETLNILLYEAQDGRGPDNALLEATGGAAGRSHHLDEDEERERERIERVRRIHIKRPDDRAHLHQ
- the KCTD10 gene encoding BTB/POZ domain-containing adapter for CUL3-mediated RhoA degradation protein 3 isoform X6, which produces MSQDLSLSCGEEMSGESVVSSAVPAAATRTTSFKGTSPSSKYVKLNVGGALYYTTMQTLTKQDTMLKAMFSGRMEVLTDSEGWILIDRCGKHFGTILNYLRDGAVPLPESRREIEELLAEAKYYLVQGLVEECQAALQQNKDTYEPFCKVPVITSSKEEQKLIATSNKPAVKLLYNRSNNKYSYTSNSDDNMLKNIELFDKLSLRFNGRVLFIKDVIGDEICCWSFYGQGRKIAEVCCTSIVYATEKKQTKHEDRKSNQIHPILLRPQLFSSEKKVPSLRVLTPAGSGCCHRNAQVWVQENKEKD